In Mycobacterium sp. Aquia_216, a genomic segment contains:
- a CDS encoding MFS transporter, which yields MTHSSRGPALLILFATLVATAGTGISLVAFPWLALQHRDSARDASIVAAAMTLPLVGSTLVAGTAVDFFGRRRVSLVSDSLSGTAVAAVPVIAWLFGADAINVAELAALAFFSAAFDPAGTTARQSMLPEAAARAGWSLDRTNSVYEAILNLAYIVGPGIGGLMIATVGGINTMWITAGCFGLSFLAIGALRLEGTGKPPHTTRPDGLVSGVAEGLRFVWNLRVLRTLGLVDLVVTALYLPMESVLFPKYFSDRQQPAQLGWALMALGVGGVAGALGYAALSKYLRRRTAVLTATLTFGAASVGIAFLPPLPVILVLCGVTGLVYGPIQPIYNYVMQTRAPQQLRGRVVGVMTGLTFAAGPLGLLVAGPLADTAGLRVTFLTLAIPIIVVGLIAFALPSLRELDRAAEFAGDSAP from the coding sequence ATGACACATTCCAGCCGCGGTCCGGCACTGTTGATCCTGTTCGCCACGCTGGTGGCGACCGCGGGCACCGGCATTTCGTTGGTCGCTTTCCCCTGGCTGGCGTTGCAACATCGGGACAGCGCACGCGACGCGTCGATCGTGGCAGCCGCCATGACGCTGCCGCTGGTGGGATCCACGCTGGTCGCCGGCACCGCGGTCGACTTCTTCGGACGGCGCCGTGTCTCGCTGGTCTCCGATTCGCTGTCCGGCACGGCAGTGGCGGCCGTTCCCGTGATCGCCTGGCTGTTCGGGGCGGATGCGATCAATGTCGCCGAGCTGGCCGCGCTGGCTTTCTTTTCGGCCGCTTTCGACCCGGCCGGGACGACGGCACGGCAGTCGATGCTGCCCGAGGCCGCTGCCCGCGCCGGCTGGTCGCTGGATCGCACCAACAGCGTCTACGAAGCGATTCTCAACCTCGCCTACATCGTGGGCCCGGGCATCGGCGGTTTGATGATCGCCACGGTCGGCGGCATCAACACGATGTGGATCACCGCGGGCTGTTTCGGGTTGTCGTTCCTCGCGATTGGGGCGCTGCGGCTCGAGGGCACCGGCAAGCCACCCCACACGACCCGGCCCGACGGGCTGGTGTCCGGGGTCGCCGAGGGCTTGCGGTTCGTCTGGAACCTGCGGGTGCTACGGACGCTCGGCCTGGTCGACCTGGTTGTCACCGCGCTGTACCTGCCGATGGAAAGCGTGCTGTTTCCCAAATACTTCAGCGATCGTCAGCAACCCGCGCAGCTGGGCTGGGCGTTGATGGCACTCGGGGTCGGCGGCGTGGCAGGTGCGCTCGGCTATGCCGCGCTCTCGAAATACCTGCGGCGACGCACGGCCGTGCTGACAGCGACCCTGACGTTCGGTGCCGCGTCGGTCGGCATCGCGTTCCTGCCGCCGTTGCCGGTGATCCTGGTGCTGTGCGGGGTGACCGGCTTGGTCTACGGGCCGATCCAGCCGATCTACAACTACGTGATGCAGACCCGGGCTCCGCAGCAGCTGCGCGGTCGCGTCGTCGGGGTGATGACGGGGCTGACCTTCGCCGCGGGCCCGTTGGGTTTGCTGGTCGCCGGTCCCCTGGCCGACACCGCCGGGCTGCGGGTGACGTTCTTGACGTTGGCGATTCCCATCATCGTGGTCGGCCTGATCGCGTTCGCGCTGCCGTCGCTGCGCGAACTGGATCGCGCAGCGGAGTTTGCCGGCGATTCCGCGCCGTAA
- a CDS encoding FAD-binding oxidoreductase, with protein MVVTDPAITEGYRQDRAFDPSAGTPLAVVRPRCTEDVQTVLRWATAHRVPVVPRGAGTGLSGGATALANGIVLSTEKMRDITVDPVTRTAVCQPGLLNAEVKKAVAKYGLWYPPDPSSYEICSIGGNIATNAGGLCCVKYGVTTDYVLGMTVVLADGTAVRLGGPRLKDVAGLSLTKLFVGSEGTLGVVTEVTLRLLPAQNTSSVVVASFATVESAVDAVLGVSARLRPAMLEFMDSAAINAVEDILRMDLDRGAAAMLVAGSDERGRASGEDAELIAAIFAENKATDVFTTDDPVEGEAFVAARRFCIPAVEAKGALLLEDVGVPLPALGKLVTGIARIAADRDLMISVIAHAGDGNTHPLIVYDPADAAMAQRAQLAFGEIMDLAVGLGGTITGEHGVGRLKRPWLDGYLGPEVMALTQRIKQALDPLSILNPGAAI; from the coding sequence ATGGTGGTCACCGATCCGGCCATCACCGAGGGCTACCGCCAGGACCGCGCCTTCGACCCGTCGGCGGGCACTCCGCTCGCCGTGGTCCGGCCGCGCTGCACCGAAGACGTGCAGACGGTGCTGCGTTGGGCCACCGCCCACCGGGTACCCGTCGTGCCTCGCGGAGCGGGCACGGGCCTGTCGGGCGGGGCGACGGCACTGGCCAACGGGATCGTGTTGTCGACCGAGAAGATGCGCGACATCACCGTCGACCCGGTCACCCGCACCGCGGTATGTCAGCCCGGCCTGCTCAACGCCGAAGTGAAGAAGGCCGTCGCAAAATACGGTCTCTGGTATCCGCCGGATCCGTCGTCGTACGAGATCTGCAGCATCGGCGGCAATATCGCCACCAACGCCGGGGGCCTGTGCTGCGTGAAGTACGGCGTCACCACCGACTACGTGCTGGGCATGACCGTGGTGCTGGCCGACGGCACCGCGGTACGGCTCGGCGGCCCGCGGCTCAAGGACGTCGCCGGGCTGAGCCTGACCAAGCTCTTCGTCGGCAGTGAAGGCACGCTGGGCGTCGTCACCGAAGTCACGCTGCGGCTACTGCCCGCCCAAAACACGTCGAGCGTCGTGGTGGCCTCCTTCGCCACGGTGGAATCCGCCGTCGACGCGGTGCTCGGGGTCTCGGCACGGCTGCGGCCCGCGATGCTGGAGTTCATGGACTCGGCGGCCATCAACGCCGTCGAGGACATCCTGCGGATGGACCTGGACCGCGGGGCGGCCGCGATGCTGGTGGCCGGCTCGGACGAACGCGGCCGCGCCAGCGGCGAGGACGCCGAACTGATCGCGGCGATCTTTGCTGAAAACAAGGCAACGGACGTTTTCACCACCGACGATCCCGTCGAGGGGGAAGCGTTCGTGGCCGCGCGCCGGTTCTGCATTCCGGCCGTCGAGGCCAAGGGAGCGCTGCTGCTCGAAGACGTCGGGGTGCCGCTTCCGGCGCTCGGCAAGCTGGTGACCGGGATCGCCCGCATTGCCGCCGACCGCGACCTGATGATCTCGGTGATCGCGCACGCCGGCGACGGCAACACGCACCCGCTGATCGTGTACGACCCCGCGGACGCCGCGATGGCGCAGCGAGCCCAGCTCGCGTTCGGTGAGATCATGGACCTGGCCGTTGGCTTGGGCGGCACCATCACCGGCGAGCACGGGGTCGGCCGCCTGAAGCGGCCCTGGCTGGACGGCTACCTCGGGCCGGAGGTGATGGCGCTGACCCAGCGCATCAAGCAGGCATTGGACCCGCTGAGCATCCTCAACCCCGGCGCCGCGATCTAG
- a CDS encoding cytochrome P450 — translation MTVVMSHNAPVVFQLADAGTWPNPWPMYRALRDHDPVHHVVPAKHPEHDYYVLSRHADVWSAARDHETFSSAQGLTVNYGDLEMIGLQDNPPFVMQDPPVHTEFRKLVSRGFTPRQVEAVQPKVRDFVVERIERLRADGGGDIVAELFKPLPSMVVAHYLGVPEEDWAQFDGWTQAIVAANTADGGVAGALETVGDAVGSMMAYFTGLIERRRTDPQDDTISHLVAAGVGADGDISGTLSILAFTFTMVTGGNDTVTGMLGGSVPLLHQRPDQRELLTDKPELINDAVEELLRLTSPVQGLARTATRDVTIGDTTVPADRRVLLLYGSANRDERQYGPDAGELDVTRCPRNILTFSHGAHHCLGAAAARMQSRVALTELLTRCPDFDVEENSIVWAGGSYVRRPVSVPISVKS, via the coding sequence ATGACAGTGGTTATGTCTCACAACGCACCGGTCGTGTTTCAGCTCGCCGACGCCGGCACCTGGCCGAATCCGTGGCCGATGTACCGCGCGCTGCGTGACCACGATCCGGTGCACCACGTCGTTCCCGCGAAACATCCCGAGCACGACTACTACGTGCTGTCCCGGCACGCCGATGTGTGGTCGGCGGCCCGCGACCACGAGACCTTTTCCTCGGCGCAGGGACTGACGGTCAACTATGGCGACCTGGAAATGATTGGCCTGCAGGACAATCCGCCGTTCGTCATGCAGGACCCACCAGTACACACCGAGTTTCGCAAGCTGGTGTCGCGCGGGTTCACCCCCCGGCAGGTCGAGGCGGTGCAGCCCAAGGTGCGTGACTTCGTCGTGGAGCGCATCGAGAGGTTGCGCGCCGATGGCGGCGGCGACATCGTCGCCGAACTGTTCAAGCCCCTGCCGTCGATGGTGGTCGCACACTATCTCGGTGTGCCCGAAGAGGATTGGGCCCAATTCGACGGCTGGACACAGGCCATCGTCGCGGCCAACACCGCTGACGGCGGCGTTGCGGGCGCGCTGGAAACCGTCGGCGACGCGGTCGGATCGATGATGGCCTACTTCACCGGGCTGATCGAGCGCCGCCGGACCGATCCGCAGGACGACACCATCTCCCACCTGGTCGCCGCCGGGGTGGGCGCCGACGGCGACATCTCCGGCACGCTGTCGATTCTGGCGTTCACCTTCACCATGGTCACCGGCGGCAACGACACGGTGACCGGCATGCTCGGCGGCTCGGTGCCTTTGCTGCATCAGCGTCCCGACCAGCGAGAGTTGTTGACGGACAAGCCCGAACTGATCAACGACGCGGTCGAGGAACTGTTGCGGCTGACCTCGCCGGTGCAAGGACTGGCTCGCACGGCCACTCGCGACGTGACGATCGGCGACACCACAGTCCCCGCCGATCGCCGGGTGCTGCTGCTCTACGGGTCGGCCAACCGCGACGAACGTCAATACGGGCCGGATGCCGGCGAACTCGACGTGACGCGCTGCCCGCGCAACATCTTGACCTTCAGCCACGGCGCCCACCACTGCCTGGGTGCGGCCGCGGCGCGGATGCAATCGCGGGTCGCGCTGACCGAATTGCTGACCCGCTGCCCGGACTTCGACGTCGAAGAAAATTCGATCGTGTGGGCGGGCGGTAGCTACGTGCGCCGTCCGGTGTCGGTGCCGATCAGCGTGAAGTCCTGA
- a CDS encoding TetR/AcrR family transcriptional regulator: protein MPGNDWLASSRSEAAADRILDAAEQLYTARDSDSIGMNEIARAAGCSRATLYRYFENREALRTAYIHRETHRLGRDILARTGSIEDPCEKLVVSILVTLQMVRESPALASWFATTRPPIGGELAGQSDVIAALAAAFLHSLGPDDPAVVERRARWTVRVIVSLLTYPGRDDNEERAMIEEFVVPIIAPASARR, encoded by the coding sequence ATGCCCGGCAACGACTGGCTCGCCTCCAGCCGCAGCGAAGCAGCCGCGGACCGGATACTCGACGCGGCCGAGCAGCTCTACACCGCACGCGATTCGGATTCCATTGGCATGAACGAGATCGCCAGGGCCGCAGGCTGTTCCCGCGCGACACTGTACCGGTACTTCGAAAACCGGGAAGCACTGCGAACCGCCTACATCCACCGGGAGACGCACCGGCTGGGCCGCGACATCCTCGCGCGAACCGGAAGCATCGAAGACCCCTGCGAAAAGCTGGTGGTGAGCATCCTCGTCACGCTGCAGATGGTTCGCGAGAGCCCAGCGCTGGCATCGTGGTTCGCCACTACCCGCCCGCCGATCGGTGGCGAGTTGGCCGGGCAGTCCGACGTGATCGCGGCCTTGGCGGCGGCGTTCCTGCATTCACTGGGACCCGACGATCCCGCCGTCGTCGAACGCCGGGCCCGCTGGACAGTCCGGGTGATCGTGTCGCTGCTGACGTATCCCGGCCGCGACGACAACGAGGAGCGGGCGATGATCGAGGAATTTGTCGTCCCGATCATCGCCCCGGCAAGCGCCCGCCGCTAG
- a CDS encoding siderophore-interacting protein: MSEHKASRGFAGAVLKLMGAGDYRLTVTGRHEIGPHYLQLNFDAGGMLAAHPVHPTMWIRMWFADGDKLHQRGYTLVDPDPVADTVSIEFALHDGVASQWARAAQPGDTIDATVLGSKFAIPEPAPAGYVIVGDSASLPAINSLLASIGDAPAQVFLEAGHDDDKDLPVVVGPDTTWVDRKNAGQGLLEAVRSAAFDAGDHFGWVACDNRTTRSIAKTLREDFGIPRKSIKAQAYWVA, encoded by the coding sequence ATGAGCGAACACAAGGCATCACGCGGCTTTGCGGGCGCGGTGCTCAAGCTGATGGGCGCCGGGGACTACCGGCTGACGGTCACCGGACGGCACGAGATCGGCCCGCACTACCTGCAGCTGAACTTCGACGCCGGCGGCATGCTCGCCGCCCACCCGGTGCATCCGACGATGTGGATCCGGATGTGGTTCGCCGACGGTGACAAGCTGCACCAGCGCGGTTACACGTTGGTCGACCCCGACCCGGTCGCGGACACCGTGAGCATCGAGTTCGCTCTGCATGACGGCGTCGCATCGCAGTGGGCGCGCGCGGCCCAGCCCGGCGACACCATCGATGCGACCGTGCTGGGCAGCAAGTTCGCCATACCCGAACCGGCGCCGGCCGGATACGTCATCGTCGGCGACAGCGCCTCACTGCCGGCCATCAACTCACTGCTCGCCTCGATCGGCGACGCCCCGGCCCAGGTGTTCTTGGAGGCGGGCCACGACGACGACAAAGACCTGCCGGTGGTGGTCGGCCCCGACACCACCTGGGTGGACCGCAAGAACGCCGGTCAGGGGCTGCTGGAGGCGGTGCGATCGGCGGCTTTCGACGCCGGCGACCACTTCGGCTGGGTGGCCTGCGACAACCGCACTACCCGTTCGATTGCCAAGACGTTGCGGGAGGACTTCGGAATCCCACGCAAATCCATTAAGGCGCAAGCCTATTGGGTGGCCTGA
- a CDS encoding acyltransferase family protein produces MTLSEQQDAQGGLEQVSHVDRVAALTGIRAVAAILVVGTHAAYTTGKYTHGYWGLVGARMEIGVPIFFVLSGFLLFRPWVKSAASGGPPPSVSRYARHRIRRIMPAYVVTVLIAYVLYHFREAGPNPGHSWYGLIRNLTLTQIYTDGYLGKYLHQGLTQMWSLAVEASFYVILPLLAYLLLVVLCRRHWQPKLVVGTLLALALISPAWVVLVHTDHWFPDGARLWLPTYLAWFVGGMLLAVLQAMGVRCYAFAAIPLAVICYFIVATPIGGAPTTSPASTPEAVVKTVFYTVIATLAVAPLALEGHGWYWQLLSSRPMVWLGEISYEIFLIHLVTMEFAMVYIVRAHVYTGPMLYLFIATLVVTIPLAWLLHRVTRVPG; encoded by the coding sequence ATGACCCTGTCCGAGCAACAGGACGCCCAAGGCGGACTCGAGCAGGTCTCGCACGTCGACCGGGTCGCCGCCCTGACCGGTATCCGCGCTGTCGCCGCGATCCTGGTTGTCGGCACCCACGCGGCGTACACCACCGGCAAGTACACGCACGGGTACTGGGGCCTGGTCGGCGCCCGGATGGAGATCGGCGTGCCGATCTTCTTCGTGCTGTCCGGCTTTCTGCTGTTCCGCCCCTGGGTGAAGTCCGCCGCCAGCGGCGGCCCGCCGCCCTCGGTGAGTCGCTATGCGCGGCACCGGATTCGGCGCATCATGCCGGCTTACGTCGTCACCGTGCTGATCGCCTACGTGCTGTACCACTTCCGTGAGGCCGGACCGAACCCCGGCCATTCCTGGTACGGCTTGATCCGCAACCTCACCCTGACGCAGATCTACACCGACGGATACCTCGGCAAGTACCTGCATCAGGGGCTGACCCAGATGTGGAGCCTCGCGGTGGAGGCGTCCTTCTACGTGATCCTGCCGCTTTTGGCCTACCTGCTGCTGGTGGTGCTCTGCCGGCGGCACTGGCAGCCGAAGCTCGTCGTGGGCACGCTGCTGGCGCTGGCCTTGATCAGCCCGGCATGGGTTGTCCTGGTGCACACCGATCATTGGTTTCCCGACGGCGCCCGGCTGTGGCTGCCGACGTACCTGGCCTGGTTCGTAGGCGGCATGTTGCTGGCGGTGCTGCAGGCGATGGGAGTGCGCTGTTACGCGTTCGCAGCCATACCGCTGGCGGTCATCTGCTACTTCATCGTCGCCACCCCGATCGGGGGCGCACCCACGACGTCGCCGGCATCGACGCCGGAGGCGGTCGTCAAGACGGTCTTCTACACGGTCATCGCCACCCTGGCGGTGGCCCCGCTGGCCCTGGAGGGCCACGGTTGGTACTGGCAGTTGCTGTCCAGCCGGCCGATGGTGTGGCTCGGCGAGATCTCCTACGAGATCTTCCTGATCCACCTGGTGACGATGGAATTCGCGATGGTCTACATCGTCCGGGCGCACGTCTATACCGGGCCGATGCTGTACCTGTTCATCGCGACGCTGGTGGTGACGATCCCGCTGGCCTGGCTGCTGCACCGCGTCACGCGCGTACCGGGCTGA
- a CDS encoding DEAD/DEAH box helicase, with amino-acid sequence MTVPDGSPDAAATTFADLQIHPSVMRAVSDVGYESPTAIQAATIPALMAGSDVVGLAQTGTGKTAAFAIPILSKIDVANKATQALVLAPTRELALQVAEAFSRYGAHLPKINVLPIYGGSSYTVQLAGLRRGAQVVVGTPGRVIDHLERGTLDLSHVDYLVLDEADEMLTMGFAEEVDRILSETPEYKQVALFSATMPPAIRKLTTKYLHDPLEVTFKAKTATADNISQRYVQVAGPRKMDALTRVLEVEPFEAMIVFVRTKQATEEVAEKLRARGFSAAAINGDIAQAQRERTIAALKDGRIDILVATDVAARGLDVERISHVLNYDIPHDTESYVHRIGRTGRAGRSGNALLFVSPRERHMLKSIEKATRQTLTEVELPSVEDVNAQRVAKFADSITDTLGGSGIELFRRLVEDYEREHDVPMADIAAALALQSRDGEAFLMSPEPPPQRRERPERNTEHRDRPDKPRQSKDFATYRIAVGKRHKVGPGAIVGAIANEGGLHRSDFGHISIGPDFSLVELPPKLSPATLKKLEKTRISGVLIDLKPDRSSGKPFEKPRRGGGKPRRKDAG; translated from the coding sequence ATGACAGTCCCCGACGGCTCGCCTGACGCGGCCGCTACTACCTTTGCCGACCTGCAGATTCACCCCTCGGTCATGCGGGCCGTCTCCGACGTCGGTTACGAATCGCCGACCGCGATTCAGGCGGCGACGATTCCGGCGTTGATGGCGGGTTCCGACGTGGTGGGGCTAGCGCAGACCGGCACCGGGAAAACCGCGGCGTTCGCCATCCCGATCCTGTCCAAGATCGACGTGGCCAACAAGGCGACTCAGGCCCTGGTGTTGGCGCCCACTCGAGAGCTGGCCCTGCAGGTCGCCGAGGCGTTCAGCCGCTACGGCGCCCACCTGCCCAAGATCAACGTGTTGCCGATCTACGGCGGCTCGTCCTACACCGTGCAACTGGCCGGCCTGAGGCGCGGTGCGCAGGTGGTGGTGGGCACTCCGGGTCGGGTCATCGACCACCTCGAGCGTGGGACGCTCGACCTGTCGCACGTGGACTACCTGGTGCTCGACGAGGCCGACGAGATGCTCACCATGGGCTTCGCCGAAGAGGTCGACCGCATCTTGAGTGAAACCCCGGAATACAAACAGGTGGCGCTGTTTTCGGCGACCATGCCGCCCGCCATCCGCAAGCTCACCACCAAGTACCTGCACGATCCGCTCGAAGTCACCTTCAAAGCGAAAACGGCGACAGCCGACAATATTTCGCAGCGCTACGTCCAGGTGGCCGGACCGCGCAAGATGGACGCGCTGACCCGGGTGCTCGAAGTCGAGCCGTTCGAGGCGATGATCGTCTTCGTGCGCACCAAGCAGGCCACCGAGGAGGTCGCCGAAAAGCTGCGGGCCCGAGGGTTTTCCGCGGCCGCCATCAACGGCGACATCGCGCAGGCGCAGCGCGAGCGGACCATAGCCGCGCTCAAGGATGGAAGAATCGACATCCTGGTGGCCACCGATGTGGCCGCGCGCGGGCTGGACGTCGAGCGCATCTCGCATGTGCTCAACTACGACATCCCGCATGACACCGAGTCCTACGTCCACCGGATCGGACGCACCGGCCGGGCCGGGCGTTCGGGAAACGCGCTGCTGTTCGTCTCCCCGCGCGAGCGCCACATGCTCAAGTCGATCGAAAAAGCGACCCGGCAAACGTTGACCGAGGTCGAATTGCCCAGCGTCGAGGACGTCAACGCGCAGCGGGTGGCGAAGTTCGCCGATTCCATTACCGACACGCTCGGCGGCTCGGGAATCGAGCTGTTCCGCAGGCTGGTCGAGGACTATGAGCGCGAGCACGACGTCCCGATGGCCGACATCGCCGCGGCGCTGGCCTTGCAGTCGCGCGATGGCGAGGCGTTCCTGATGTCACCCGAACCGCCGCCGCAGCGGCGTGAGCGGCCCGAGCGCAACACCGAACATCGGGATCGCCCGGACAAGCCAAGGCAATCAAAAGATTTCGCCACCTATCGAATCGCCGTGGGCAAGCGTCATAAGGTCGGGCCGGGCGCCATCGTCGGCGCTATCGCCAACGAGGGGGGGCTGCACCGCAGCGATTTCGGCCACATCTCGATCGGACCGGACTTCTCGCTGGTGGAGCTGCCGCCAAAGCTTTCCCCCGCGACCTTGAAAAAGCTTGAAAAAACCCGTATTTCGGGCGTGCTGATCGACCTAAAGCCCGATCGCTCGTCCGGCAAACCCTTCGAAAAGCCCCGGCGCGGTGGTGGGAAACCACGCAGAAAAGACGCTGGATGA
- a CDS encoding LppP/LprE family lipoprotein has translation MRDVWCLPCLPCRAEPLTVGVLLAVTLSGCGSGDSTVAKTPQATTAPASITAPATPMPTEVASPGPSTPADPCAVNLASPTIAKVVSDLPRDPRSQQAWNPEPLAGNYNQCAQLSAVIIKANTNAVNATTRAVLFHLGQFIPQGVPDTYGFNGIDAAQTTGDTVALTYPSGINGLNTDVRFHWNGNTVDLIGNGAGR, from the coding sequence TTGCGCGATGTGTGGTGCCTACCGTGCCTGCCGTGCCGTGCCGAGCCCCTGACCGTCGGCGTCCTGCTCGCCGTGACGTTGAGCGGCTGCGGTTCGGGAGATTCGACGGTCGCCAAGACGCCGCAAGCCACCACGGCGCCCGCGTCGATCACCGCCCCGGCCACCCCGATGCCGACCGAAGTCGCTTCGCCCGGCCCCAGCACCCCGGCCGACCCGTGCGCGGTCAATCTCGCCTCGCCCACGATCGCGAAAGTGGTCTCCGACTTGCCCCGCGACCCGCGCAGCCAGCAGGCGTGGAACCCGGAGCCACTGGCCGGTAACTACAACCAGTGTGCCCAGCTGTCGGCGGTGATCATCAAGGCCAACACCAACGCGGTCAACGCGACGACCCGGGCGGTGCTGTTTCATCTCGGGCAGTTCATCCCGCAGGGAGTGCCGGACACCTACGGGTTCAACGGCATCGACGCGGCGCAAACCACCGGCGACACGGTGGCGTTGACCTACCCGAGCGGTATCAACGGCCTGAACACCGACGTCCGATTCCATTGGAACGGCAACACCGTCGACCTGATCGGCAACGGCGCCGGGCGCTGA